The following proteins come from a genomic window of Mariniflexile sp. TRM1-10:
- a CDS encoding winged helix-turn-helix transcriptional regulator: protein MKTSKKRSDCPLSCSLDIFGDKWSLLIIRDLIFGNKCTYNDFLKSAEGVATNILATRLKDLEENGIIEKSAHPDSKAKKLYRLTPKGMDLLPILMEVYVWSEKYYEVPTDLKATIKEAKKDKDKFIKQVMKELKSK from the coding sequence ATGAAAACAAGTAAAAAAAGATCAGACTGCCCATTAAGTTGCTCACTTGACATATTTGGCGACAAGTGGTCATTACTCATTATTAGAGACTTAATATTCGGAAATAAGTGTACCTACAACGACTTTTTAAAATCAGCAGAAGGTGTTGCAACCAATATTTTAGCAACAAGACTAAAAGACCTTGAAGAAAATGGCATAATTGAAAAATCTGCACACCCAGACAGCAAGGCAAAAAAATTGTACCGATTGACACCAAAAGGAATGGATTTATTGCCTATACTTATGGAAGTGTACGTTTGGTCTGAGAAATATTATGAAGTGCCAACTGACCTAAAAGCAACAATCAAAGAAGCCAAGAAGGACAAAGACAAATTTATAAAACAAGTAATGAAAGAACTGAAATCAAAATGA
- a CDS encoding CPCC family cysteine-rich protein: MNRELEQFFTRREYFNRHLPKLKGADRRNDIKNLGNTCPSCGYPTLDERNTWEICGICFWEDDGQDDQDADKVYGGPNSDYSLTAHRLEWDKNLKELKKDYTETARNFRRIDELIELDQESNIPEIMKLIDKVSDWFDEGRKSALQQNL, from the coding sequence ATGAATAGAGAATTAGAACAATTTTTTACAAGACGAGAGTATTTCAATCGGCATCTTCCGAAATTAAAAGGCGCTGACCGAAGAAATGATATCAAGAACCTCGGTAACACCTGTCCCTCTTGTGGCTATCCGACACTTGACGAAAGAAATACTTGGGAAATCTGTGGAATTTGTTTTTGGGAAGATGACGGACAAGATGACCAAGATGCAGATAAAGTTTATGGCGGTCCTAATTCTGACTATTCATTAACCGCACATAGGCTGGAATGGGACAAGAACTTAAAAGAGCTGAAAAAAGACTACACCGAAACTGCTCGAAATTTCCGAAGAATTGATGAGCTTATTGAACTAGACCAAGAATCTAATATTCCTGAAATTATGAAACTAATTGACAAGGTGTCCGACTGGTTTGACGAAGGAAGGAAAAGCGCACTACAACAAAACCTATAA
- a CDS encoding SDR family NAD(P)-dependent oxidoreductase → MKKNILVTGASSGFGLLLAKELHKRGYNVIGTSRNPDKNQASLPFKMLALDITDDKSIKSFGKQLFTEIKQLDVLINNAGFYLSGLAEETTITQGKQQFETNFWGTVMLTNELLPYFRNQRFGKIVTVGSIMGLISLPGAAYYAASKHALEGYFKALRFELNKFNIKVSMVEPMWSKTNIVTNSKVAENKISDYDEYRTTLEDYTKDLFSKSEEPTAVVETLLKLVENESPKFNNPVGKGSSLFPAIQYFSFKTFENSIIKNINKFKK, encoded by the coding sequence ATGAAAAAGAATATTTTAGTAACAGGAGCATCTTCGGGCTTTGGTTTGTTACTCGCAAAAGAGCTACACAAAAGGGGTTACAATGTAATTGGCACAAGCCGCAACCCTGATAAAAATCAGGCTTCATTGCCGTTCAAAATGTTAGCATTGGATATTACTGATGATAAATCAATCAAATCTTTTGGAAAACAACTTTTTACCGAAATAAAACAATTAGATGTTTTAATAAATAATGCAGGATTTTATTTGTCTGGACTTGCCGAAGAAACTACCATAACTCAAGGCAAACAACAATTTGAAACCAACTTTTGGGGAACTGTTATGCTAACCAATGAGCTGTTACCTTATTTTAGAAACCAGCGTTTTGGTAAGATAGTTACAGTAGGTTCAATTATGGGTTTAATCAGTCTTCCAGGCGCGGCGTATTATGCTGCATCCAAGCACGCTTTAGAAGGTTATTTCAAAGCCCTTCGTTTTGAACTGAATAAATTTAATATAAAAGTAAGTATGGTAGAACCAATGTGGTCTAAAACCAATATAGTTACTAACTCGAAAGTTGCAGAAAACAAAATAAGTGATTATGATGAATATCGAACAACACTTGAAGATTATACAAAAGATTTATTTTCAAAATCCGAAGAGCCAACTGCCGTTGTTGAAACGCTGTTGAAATTGGTTGAAAATGAAAGCCCCAAATTTAACAATCCCGTAGGCAAGGGGTCTTCGTTATTTCCTGCTATACAATATTTTTCATTTAAGACCTTTGAAAATTCCATCATAAAAAATATAAATAAATTTAAAAAATAA